One segment of Castanea sativa cultivar Marrone di Chiusa Pesio chromosome 3, ASM4071231v1 DNA contains the following:
- the LOC142627186 gene encoding trans-Golgi network-localized SYP41-interacting protein 1 isoform X1, giving the protein MSENHSSEQVLEVSGAQNSNFLDPNPDHAIRAPQEANGYDHDHDQVNQEPALLSVMGRADDDIDNDNDNDNGVSEEEEEGGDFVDCSDELVSSAEKEAAVVAVVREESGDDGVRGVENGVLDGYVQPELQQQRRLSNAREYKDEREAFAREVAELRHGLKALINHQQPLLGDNESGENDNSPLLEMIKECSLFVKLASEERLQAEGTMREIRGVILTKEQEIGDLNARVSELSLANDAAASYMSSVQNSLEVSLEKDRHVDDVANRMLASLASVGYQEESLENSISGKIIQVEKGNSLLIEKYNQILSEIDQLRQCLNETGVDIRVQEGHGAICVAARDELLELKRKEEDLIDKVRHLEDENRKLVEQLDGHKEMVEKVNAELANTKIEVEQEKVRCANTKEKLTMAVTKGKALVQQRDSLKHSLADKTSELEKCLIALQEKSSALESDELSKEELVKSENLIASLQETLLERTSVLEKIDEIMSEAGVPEELLSMDIRERFRWLVDERNVLKDVSLESQKLKDAFSSFDLPETVSSSDLEARVGWLRESFYRAKDDVNSLQDEIAKTREAGHNEIDRLSASLSTALQEKDYLETELADLMRKYEEIVEKEHQVTLEKDHLSASLSTALQEKDYLQTELAELMSKYEEIVVKERQVTLEKDQLSASLSAELQEKDYFQTELADLMGKYKEIVEKEHQVSVEKDQIVKMLIEVSGTEMENEEGVYQTFSDNSSLVHRCFEKIKEQSSAILDSSYVNAELFERVQSLLYVRDHELMLCEKLLEEEMMVRSEEEKLLNELKLVSEELVALKEEKSFLWKDLERSEEKSALVDKLSNELKLVSEELVVLKEEKISLHKDFERFEEKSALVEKLSSELKLVSEELVALKEEKSSLQNDVERSEEKSTLVEKLSNELKLVSEELVALKEENSSLQRDLERLEEKSALVEKLSNELKLVSEELVALKEEKSSLQNELERSEEKSVMVEKLSNELKLLSEELVALKEEKSSLQNDLERSEEKSTLVEKLSNELKLVSEKLVALKEEKSSLQKDLERLEEKSALVEKLSNELKLVSEELVELKEEKSSLWKDLERSEEKSTLVDKFSNELKLVSEELVALKEEKISLQKDLERLEEKSTLVEKVSNELKLVSEEIVALKEEKSSLQKDLERSEEKSALVREKLSMAVKKGKGLVQDRENLKKLLDEKNSEIQKLKLELQQQESAVADCRDQIETLSTDVEHIPKLEADLAAMKDQRDQLEQFLLESNKILQKLVESIDGIVLPVDTVFDEPVGKVNWLSGYINECLEAKTHAEQELGKVKEDASTLVSELAEAQATVKSLEDALSVAENNVTQLAEEKRELEVGKTNIEQELQKAVEEACSQTSKFVEACATRKSLEEALSLAENNISVLFREKEEAQVSKTAAEMDLEKVKEEVAIQTSKLTEAFKTIKSLEDSLSQVETNVALLTEQNNDAQVGRTNLENELKKLQEEAGSQANKLADSYAKIKSLEDALSRAEEDVSVLQGEKKNAEEELLSLNSKLNACMEELAGTSGSFESKSIELAGHLNDLQVIMKDETLLSRVKECFEKKFESLRKMDLILKNIRTHFVEVDLEELQSHHVMEDDSNVMKSFSNSLNNIVDVEINNSRVSAADGDNISSHFRKTVEGFQSRNKIIYDKVEGFSSFIDECIAGLLRKLQETQDGVVFVLEHIESLKQKSKNLEMIQQEQETTISILENDVATLLSACTDATRELQIEVKNNLLELISVPELEKLNHTLSLEMRDTDGDATVEQQQRLDGNKHVDAANKLLLATRKFQSLVKQFESTSNVAAATVEELQNKLKQSITSLEKAIEERDLNQDRVSKLESEVEELQTSCSELRLKLNDSHSKEDKLKEREAEISSLSNTLLMKEKEAEDSLLSASQVKTLLDKVGGIEIPTAESEVGDLVPHNSAHVKKLFYIIDTVTELQQQVRLLSHDKEELQSTITTQILEIEHLKEEVEKLVRDRQDSEKVKDELSEFTFGLEKIIGILGGELFDQKSAGVKGLLSVLEKQVVTMPLELENSKSKAQELGTKLLASQKVVDELSVKVKVLEDSLQDRSAQTEIVQERSIFEAPSLPTGSEISEIEDAGSLGQTSKSPVLPATVARTVRKGSAEHLAINVDVESERLINNEGSDEDKGHVFKSLNTSGLIPKQGKLIADRVDGIWVSGGRLLMSRPQARLGLIAYSLLLHIWLLATIL; this is encoded by the exons ATGTCTGAGAATCATAGCTCAGAGCAGGTTCTGGAAGTTTCTGGAGCTCAGAATAGCAACTTTCTTGACCCGAATCCGGATCATGCAATTCGGGCACCCCAAGAAGCTAACGGGTATGACCATGACCATGACCAAGTCAATCAG GAACCGGCGTTATTGTCGGTGATGGGTCGTGCTGATGATGATattgataatgataatgataatgataatgggGTTtcggaggaggaggaagaggggGGTGATTTTGTTGACTGCTCGGACGAGTTGGTTTCGAGTGCTGAGAAGGAAGCAGCAGTTGTAGCAGTAGTGAGGGAAGAATCGGGTGATGATGGGGTTCGAGGAGTCGAAAATGGGGTGTTGGATGGTTACGTGCAGCCGGAACTACAACAACAACGACGACTGAGCAATGCACGGGAATACAAG GACGAAAGAGAGGCGTTTGCTAGGGAAGTTGCTGAGCTTCGTCACGGGCTTAAGGCTCTGATTAATCATCAGCAGCCGTTGCTTGGTGATAATGAGAGTGGGGAAAATGATAATAGCCCTTTGCTTGAAATGATAAAGGAATGCTCACTGTTTGTTAAATTAGCTTCAGAGGAACGATTGCAGGCTGAGGGGACAATGAGAGAAATTCGTGGTGTTATTCTTACTAAGGAACAAGAGATTGGAGATCTCAATGCACGGGTTTCTGAGTTGTCATTGGCGAATGATGCTGCGGCATCTTATATGAGTTCAGTTCAGAATTCTTTGGAAGTATCGTTGGAAAAGGATCGGCATGTAGATGATGTGGCAAACAGGATGTTAGCTTCTCTAGCATCGGTAGGTTATCAAGAAGAATCATTGGAGAATTCAATTAGTGGGAAAATAATTCAGGTTGAGAAAGGCAACTCTTTGTTGATTGAGAAGTACAATCAGATTCTTTCTGAAATTGATCAACTTAGGCAATGTTTGAACGAGACTGGGGTTGATATCAGGGTGCAAGAGGGTCATGGGGCTATTTGTGTTGCTGCACGTGATGAGTTACTTGAGCTGAAAAGAAAGGAGGAGGATTTGATTGATAAAGTTAGACATCTAGAGGATGAAAATAGGAAATTAGTGGAACAACTTGACGGGCATAAAGAAATGGTTGAGAAAGTGAATGCAGAACttgcaaacacaaaaatagaagTTGAGCAGGAGAAGGTTAGGTGTGCTAATACCAAAGAGAAGCTTACCATGGCTGTGACAAAGGGAAAGGCATTGGTGCAACAGAGAGACTCATTGAAGCATTCTCTAGCTGATAAAACAAGTGAGCTTGAGAAATGTTTGATTGCATTGCAAGAGAAGTCTAGCGCATTGGAGTCTGATGAACTAAGCAAGGAGGAATTGGTCAAAAGTGAAAATTTGATTGCATCTCTGCAGGAAACACTATTGGAAAGGACTTCCGTTcttgaaaaaattgatgaaattatGTCTGAGGCTGGTGTACCTGAGGAACTTCTTTCGATGGATATTAGAGAGAGATTTAGATGGCTTGTAGATGAGAGAAATGTACTAAAGGATGTTTCACTGGAGTCTCAAAAATTGAAAGATGCTTTTTCCTCATTTGATCTACCGGAGACAGTTTCATCATCTGACTTGGAAGCTCGAGTGGGTTGGCTGAGGGAGTCATTTTACCGGGCTAAAGATGATGTAAATAGTTTGCAGGATGAAATTGCTAAAACAAGGGAAGCTGGCCATAATGAGATTGACCGCTTAAGTGCTTCACTTTCAACAGCATTACAGGAAAAGGATTATCTTGAAACAGAGTTGGCTGATCTGATGAGGAAATATGAAGAGATTGTTGAAAAAGAACATCAAGTTACATTGGAGAAGGATCACTTAAGTGCTTCACTTTCAACAGCATTACAGGAAAAGGATTATCTTCAAACAGAGTTGGCTGAGCTGATGAGCAAATATGAAGAGATTGTTGTAAAAGAACGTCAAGTTACATTGGAGAAGGACCAGTTAAGTGCTTCTCTTTCAGCAGAACTACAGGAAAAGGATTATTTTCAAACAGAGTTGGCCGACCTGATGGGAAAATACAAAGAGATTGTTGAAAAAGAGCATCAAGTTTCAGTGGAGAAGGATCAGATAGTGAAAATGTTGATTGAGGTTTCTGGAACTGAAATGGAAAATGAAGAAGGGGTCTATCAGACTTTCTCTGACAATTCCAGTCTTGTTCACAGATGTTTTGAGAAGATAAAAGAACAGAGCAGTGCCATTTTGGATTCTTCCTATGTTAATGCAGAATTGTTTGAAAGAGTACAAAGTCTCTTGTATGTAAGGGATCACGAATTGATGCTGTGTGAGAAATTACTCGAAGAAGAGATGATGGTCAGATCAGAGGAGGAAAAACTGTTGAATGAGTTAAAGTTGGTTTCTGAAGAACTTGTAGCACTGAAAGAGGAAAAGAGCTTTCTATGGAAGGATCTTGAAAGATCAGAAGAGAAGTCTGCTTTGGTGGATAAATTGTCAAATGAGTTAAAGTTGGTATCTGAAGAACTTGTAGTGCTGAAAGAGGAAAAGATCTCTCTACATAAGGATTTTGAAAGATTTGAAGAGAAGTCTGCTTTGGTGGAAAAACTGTCGAGTGAGTTAAAGTTGGTATCTGAAGAACTTGTAGCACTGAAAGAGGAAAAGAGCTCTCTACAGAATGATGTTGAAAGATCGGAAGAGAAGTCCACTTTGGTGGAAAAACTGTCGAATGAGTTAAAATTGGTATCTGAAGAACTTGTAGCGCTGAAAGAGGAAAATAGCTCTCTACAAAGGGATCTTGAAAGATTGGAAGAGAAGTCTGCTTTGGTGGAAAAACTGTCGAATGAGTTAAAGTTGGTATCTGAAGAACTTGTAGCACTTAAAGAGGAAAAGAGCTCACTTCAGAATGAGCTTGAAAGATCGGAAGAGAAGTCTGTTATGGTGGAAAAACTGTCGAATGAGTTAAAATTGTTATCTGAAGAACTTGTAGCACTGAAAGAGGAAAAGAGCTCACTTCAGAATGATCTTGAAAGATCGGAAGAGAAGTCCACTTTGGTGGAAAAACTGTCGAATGAGTTAAAATTGGTATCTGAAAAACTTGTTGCGCTGAAAGAGGAAAAGAGCTCTCTACAGAAGGATCTTGAAAGATTGGAAGAGAAGTCTGCTTTGGTGGAAAAACTGTCGAATGAGTTAAAGTTGGTATCTGAAGAACTTGTAGAACTGAAAGAGGAAAAGAGCTCTCTATGGAAGGATCTTGAAAGATCAGAGGAGAAGTCCACTTTGGTGgataaattttcaaatgagtTAAAGTTGGTATCTGAAGAACTTGTAGCGCTGAAAGAGGAAAAGATCTCTCTACAGAAGGATCTTGAAAGATTGGAAGAGAAGTCTACTTTGGTGGAAAAAGTGTCGAATGAGTTAAAGTTGGTATCTGAAGAAATTGTAGCACTGAAAGAGGAAAAGAGCTCTCTACAGAAGGATCTTGAAAGATCGGAAGAGAAGTCTGCATTGGTGAGGGAGAAGTTATCCATGGCAGTTAAGAAAGGCAAAGGATTGGTTCAAGATCGGGAGAACTTGAAAAAGCTTCTGGATGAAAAGAActcagaaattcaaaagttgaaGCTCGAGTTACAGCAGCAAGAATCTGCAGTCGCTGACTGCAGAGACCAGATTGAAACATTGTCTACTGACGTAGAGCACATCCCAAAGTTGGAGGCTGATCTTGCTGCGATGAAAGATCAACGTGATCAACTTGAGCAATTCTTATTGGAGAGCAATAAAATTTTACAGAAATTGGTTGAATCTATTGATGGCATCGTTCTTCCTGTTGATACAGTTTTTGATGAGCCCGTAGGAAAGGTGAACTGGCTTTCTGGGTACATTAATGAATGCCTGGAAGCTAAGACGCACGCAGAGCAGGAGTTAGGTAAGGTGAAAGAGGATGCCAGTACCCTGGTTAGTGAGTTAGCAGAAGCCCAAGCAACAGTGAAATCACTGGAAGACGCATTGTCAGTTGCGGAGAACAATGTTACTCAACTAGCTGAAGAAAAGAGGGAATTAGAAGTTGGGAAGACAAATATTGAACAAGAGTTACAGAAAGCAGTAGAAGAAGCTTGTTCCCAGACCAGCAAGTTTGTCGAGGCTTGTGCAACTAGGAAGTCACTTGAAGAGGCCTTATCCCTAGCAGAAAATAATATATCTGTGCTGTTCAGAGAGAAAGAAGAGGCTCAAGTAAGTAAAACTGCTGCAGAGATGGATCTGGAGAAAGTGAAAGAAGAGGTTGCTATTCAGACCAGCAAACTAACAGAGGCCTTCAAAACTATAAAGTCACTTGAAGATTCACTGTCTCAGGTAGAGACTAATGTTGCTTTGCTGACTGAGCAAAATAACGATGCACAAGTTGGTAGAACTAATTTGGAGAATGAGCTAAAGAAGCTGCAAGAGGAAGCTGGGTCCCAAGCTAACAAGCTGGCAGATTCatatgcaaaaataaaatcGCTGGAAGATGCGTTGTCGAGGGCAGAAGAAGATGTTTCTGTACTTCAaggtgaaaagaaaaatgctgaAGAGGAACTATTGTCACTTAATTCCAAGTTAAATGCATGCATGGAAGAGTTGGCTGGAACCAGTGGCAGTTTTGAAAGCAAATCTATAGAGCTTGCTGGACACCTTAACGATCTTCAAGTGATTATGAAAGATGAGACTCTGTTATCAAGGGTAAAAGAATGCTTTGAGAAGAAATTCGAGAGCTTGAGAAAAATGGATCTCATTCTTAAAAACATAAGGACCCATTTCGTAGAAGTGGATTTAGAAGAGCTGCAAAGTCACCATGTCATGGAG GATGATTCAAATGTTATGAAATCTTTCTCAAATAGCCTCAACAATATTGTTGATGTTGAAATCAATAACAGCCGGGTGAGTGCTGCAGATGGTGACAATATTTCTTCACATTTTAGAAAGACTGTGGAAGGGTTCCAGTCgagaaacaaaattatttatgataaaGTCGAAGGTTTTTCATCTTTTATAGATGAGTGTATCGCAGGTTTGTTGAGAAAATTACAGGAAACACAGGATGGTGTAGTATTTGTACTTGAGCACATTGAATCtttgaaacaaaaatcaaagaatctgGAAATGATTCAACAGGAACAGGAGACCACTATATCCATTTTAGAAAATGATGTTGCAACTTTGTTGTCTGCTTGTACTGATGCTACGAGAGAACTGCAGATTGAAGTGAAGAACAATCTATTGGAACTTATCTCTGTTCCTGAGCTTGAGAAGTTGAACCATACTTTGTCTTTAGAAATGAGAGATACTGATGGAGATGCTACAGTTGAGCAGCAACAAAGACTTGATGGCAACAAACATGTTGATGCTGcaaataagttgttattggcaaCTAGAAAATTTCAATCTCTGGTTAAACAGTTTGAGAGCACAAGTAATGTGGCAGCCGCTACAGTTGAAGAATTGcaaaataaattgaaacaaAGTATAACAAGTCTTGAAAAAGCTATTGAAGAAAGGGATCTAAACCAAGATAGAGTTTCCAAGCTAGAGAGTGAGGTAGAAGAGTTGCAAACTTCATGCAGTGAGCTGAGGCTTAAACTAAATGATTCTCATTCCAAAGAGGACAAGTTAAAGGAAAGAGAGGCAGAAATTTCCTCACTGTCCAATACTTTgttaatgaaagaaaaag AGGCAGAAGACTCCCTTCTGTCAGCATCCCAAGTGAAAACACTCCTTGACAAAGTTGGAGGGATTGAAATCCCGACGGCAGAGTCAGAAGTTGGAGACCTGGTGCCCCATAATTCTGCTCATGTAAAGAAGCTCTTTTACATTATTGATACTGTTACTGAGTTGCAGCAGCAAGTGAGGTTATTATCTCATGACAAAGAAGAGCTGCAATCAACAATTACAACACAGATTCTGGAAATTGAGCATCTGAAGGAGGAAGTTGAGAAACTTGTCAGGGACAGACAAGATTCCGAAAAAGTGAAGGATGAACTGTCTGAGTTCACTTTTGGTTTGGAGAAAATTATAGGTATTTTAGGAGGTGAATTGTTTGACCAAAAATCTGCTGGTGTCAAGGGACTTCTGTCAGTATTAGAAAAGCAGGTTGTGACCATGCCTTTGGAattggaaaattcaaaatcaaaagctCAGGAGCTTGGCACAAAGTTGCTTGCAAGCCAAAAGGTTGTGGATGAATTGTCAGTCAAAGTTAAAGTTCTTGAAGACTCACTTCAGGATAGGAGTGCTCAGACAGAGATTGTTCAGGAAAGGAGCATCTTTGAAGCTCCCTCATTGCCTACAGGGTCCGAGATATCTGAAATTGAAGATGCg GGCTCACTTGGGCAGACTTCAAAATCTCCTGTCCTGCCAGCCACCGTTGCACGAACTGTGCGAAAGGGTTCAGCTGAGCATCTCGCAATTAATGTTGATGTGGAATCTGAACGTTTGATCAACAATGAGGGAAGTGATGAAGACAAAG GTCATGTATTCAAGTCTCTGAACACGTCAGGTCTCATTCCAAAACAAGGAAAGTTGATTGCAGATCGGGTTGATGGAATCTG GGTATCCGGTGGTCGACTTTTGATGAGTCGTCCCCAAGCAAGGCTAGGCCTTATTGCATATTCGCTCTTGTTGCATATATGGCTGTTGGCAACAATTTTGTGA